A genomic region of Miscanthus floridulus cultivar M001 chromosome 3, ASM1932011v1, whole genome shotgun sequence contains the following coding sequences:
- the LOC136547387 gene encoding uncharacterized protein, which translates to MAHEAGHTHQVGEDMISKLNDDVLLSILENVDLTTSVRASVLSTRWRHLPWLLGQLNIDMMDFFHEPYADPTVDDHIDKAMSSLTEAVRSMLSPSCRKTIITRLCISLIVANSYSSEIGHLVNEVVENGMVKDIELTSGIERNLGAVSDDEMVKHANGVNSFFGNYPNISCCLTRLLLFNATFAESDLHNLIANVCTELRYLYLGRCDTGFQSTFKIDAPNSKLNILELFHCYFSQIELHCLPMLEKVIFGFWLTRCVPLTWGHIPCLKEVEVFSAMPPHQEQFKLSEFLCGAACINTLSLDFLGQKIWLLPEKHQLSSAFSNLRNLCIYDIFVGFGLLWTIALFEVAPSLEILEVEVYDHRCEEDEKVTKLCAKRSNAPWEVSEFAYPKHLPLKELEIIGFNASEEHLVFIGAVMERASNLQSVVLKDKRCKECEATSTASVKHKFPENEDEQELVVNKLRDRFSSSAQIIFSDCKVVSECVFA; encoded by the exons ATggcacacgaggccggacatacCCAT CAAGTTGGGGAAGACATGATAAGCAAGTTAAATGACGATGTTTTGCTCTCAATCTTAGAAAATGTCGACTTAACAACATCAGTGAGGGCAAGTGTCCTATCCACACGATGGAGACACCTTCCGTGGTTGCTCGGACAACTAAACATAGATATGATGGACTTCTTTCATGAACCATATGCCGATCCCACAGTGGATGATCACATTGATAAAGCAATGTCATCTCTGACAGAAGCAGTTAGAAGCATGTTGTCTCCGTCCTGCCGGAAGACAATCATCACCAGACTTTGTATTTCACTAATTGTTGCCAACAGTTATTCGAGTGAAATCGGTCATCTTGTTAATGAAGTGGTTGAAAATGGGATGGTAAAAGATATAGAGCTCACAAGTGGGATTGAGAGGAACCTGGGCGCTGTCAGTGATGATGAAATGGTAAAACATGCTAATGGTGTGAATAGTTTCTTTGGTAACTATCCAAATATATCTTGTTGCCTCACAAGGCTCCTCCTTTTTAATGCGACCTTTGCGGAATCAGATCTACATAATCTTATTGCAAATGTATGCACGGAACTTCGTTATCTTTATCTCGGCCGGTGTGATACTGGCTTCCAATCAACATTCAAGATAGACGCACCAAACTCAAAACTCAACATTCTAGAACTTTTCCACTGTTATTTTTCACAAATTGAGTTGCATTGCCTTCCAATGCTAGAGAAAGTCATATTTGGATTTTGGCTAACTAGATGTGTGCCCTTGACCTGGGGACACATCCCATGCCTCAAGGAAGTGGAAGTCTTTTCAGCCATGCCACCTCATCAGGAACAATTCAAGTTAAGTGAGTTTCTATGTGGTGCGGCATGTATAAATACTTTATCATTGGATTTCCTCGGGCAAAAG ATTTGGCTACTACCTGAAAAACACCAACTTTCCTCAGCATTTAGCAATTTGAGGAACTTGTGTATATATGATATCTTTGTTGGATTTGGCCTTTTGTGGACAATAGCTCTTTTTGAAGTTGCGCCGTCCCTCGAGATACTTGAAGTTGAG GTGTATGACCATCGATGTGAGGAGGACGAGAAAGTAACTAAGTTGTGTGCTAAAAGAAGTAATGCGCCATGGGAAGTGTCAGAGTTTGCATACCCGAAGCATTTGCCACTGAAAGAGCTCGAAATCATAGGTTTCAATGCATCAGAAGAACATCTAGTGTTTATAGGAGCAGTGATGGAACGGGCTTCTAACTTACAGTCGGTTGTTTTGAAAGACAAGCGCTGTAAGGAATGCGAAGCAACCAGTACAGCGTCAGTAAAACATAAATTTCCAGAaaatgaagatgaacaagagctGGTAGTGAATAAGCTCAGAGACCGGTTCTCCTCTAGTGCTCAGATAATTTTCAGTGACTGCAAGGTTGTCAGCGAATGTGTGTTTGCCTGA